A genomic segment from uncultured Desulfuromonas sp. encodes:
- a CDS encoding PaaI family thioesterase — protein MEDASSVASSCVDLSGNDDWTPFDAPSLVGASLRFVSGEPDGNRYRVRYYRNAQGELRARIWFGPETEGPPGHSHGGAMAAVFDEVLGLAAWTAGYGIVVGNLNVSFRNMLPLGTVATVESTVLSAEGRKIKVQGRLVQGETVFAEAECLCITLPEKF, from the coding sequence ATGGAAGATGCGTCATCTGTTGCGTCGTCGTGCGTCGATCTTAGCGGCAACGACGATTGGACCCCGTTTGATGCGCCGTCGCTGGTCGGGGCCTCGCTGCGATTTGTTTCTGGTGAGCCGGACGGTAATCGTTATCGTGTCCGCTATTACCGCAATGCGCAAGGAGAGCTACGGGCACGAATTTGGTTCGGTCCTGAAACCGAAGGCCCTCCAGGACATTCCCACGGCGGGGCCATGGCGGCCGTGTTTGATGAAGTGCTCGGTTTGGCGGCCTGGACTGCCGGTTACGGCATTGTCGTCGGCAACCTGAATGTCAGTTTCCGCAATATGCTGCCGTTGGGAACCGTCGCGACCGTCGAGAGTACGGTGCTGTCGGCTGAAGGACGTAAGATCAAGGTTCAAGGGCGTCTGGTGCAGGGCGAGACGGTGTTTGCCGAGGCCGAGTGTTTGTGTATTACGTTGCCGGAGAAGTTTTAA
- the queF gene encoding NADPH-dependent 7-cyano-7-deazaguanine reductase QueF (Catalyzes the NADPH-dependent reduction of 7-cyano-7-deazaguanine (preQ0) to 7-aminomethyl-7-deazaguanine (preQ1) in queuosine biosynthesis): MSDLTEIPLGKTTTYPSQYDAGLLYPVPRSLKRDELGIREPLPFYGEDVWNSYELSWLNSKGKPVVALAVFRFSCQSPNLVESKSFKLYLNSLNQTRFADEQAVISCLQRDLCQASGGPVSVQLSSLDDQSLWQVRTLPGECLDTLDLDVEHYQLNADLLRSAADPAEQVEETLYSHLLKSNCLITSQPDWASVWISYRGGRLDRQALLAYLISFRQHNEFHEQCVERIFTDLLRHCQPQSLTVYARYTRRGGLDINPWRSTEPGTAPQWRLSRQ; this comes from the coding sequence ATGAGCGATTTGACTGAAATCCCGTTGGGCAAAACCACCACCTATCCCAGCCAGTATGATGCCGGGTTACTGTATCCAGTGCCGCGTTCTCTTAAACGCGACGAACTGGGCATCCGTGAACCTTTACCGTTTTATGGTGAGGATGTGTGGAACAGCTATGAACTGTCCTGGCTCAACAGCAAGGGCAAGCCGGTGGTGGCGCTGGCTGTTTTCCGTTTTTCCTGCCAGTCGCCCAATCTGGTCGAGTCCAAATCGTTTAAACTGTATCTCAATTCACTCAATCAGACCCGTTTTGCCGATGAGCAGGCCGTGATCAGCTGTCTACAACGTGATCTGTGTCAGGCCAGCGGCGGGCCGGTGTCCGTGCAGCTCTCCTCTCTCGATGATCAGAGTTTGTGGCAGGTCCGAACCCTGCCCGGCGAATGTCTTGACACGCTGGATCTTGATGTGGAACATTATCAGCTCAATGCCGACCTGCTGCGCTCAGCCGCAGACCCTGCCGAACAGGTTGAAGAAACGCTCTATAGCCACCTGCTCAAAAGCAATTGTCTGATTACGTCACAGCCCGACTGGGCCAGTGTGTGGATCTCTTACCGGGGTGGGCGACTAGACCGACAGGCGCTGCTCGCTTACCTGATTTCGTTTCGGCAGCACAATGAATTTCATGAACAGTGTGTGGAGCGGATTTTTACCGATCTGCTGCGCCACTGTCAGCCGCAATCCCTGACGGTTTACGCCCGTTATACCCGCCGTGGCGGCTTGGATATCAATCCTTGGCGCAGCACGGAACCCGGAACCGCCCCTCAGTGGCGGTTGAGCCGTCAGTAA